A stretch of Labrus bergylta chromosome 19, fLabBer1.1, whole genome shotgun sequence DNA encodes these proteins:
- the LOC109982398 gene encoding progranulin: protein MTGSCSISFRKMLKVTLWLFVVGFASCSITCRDGNVCPDLSTCCKTPHGYSCCPYPKAVCCSDLTHCCPYGFRCNLVTQMCEKEDQPWLNVPMVKKEAAEEPSAPLLPLSPLQELEKPDEQKSSVVHCDNYYNCPDGTTCCRHPKGAWFCCPYSPGRCCLDGYHCCPYGYDCDFSYTYCVRTGLRYPFTPKQGSVPAFLTSTKEVKSSPKETPMTALTEATVGVGEAEVIRCDSKFYCAQGMSCCKGPTGQWNCCPYKLGQCCADGRHCCRHGFTCNSTSLSCNAGFSQTPSREQEPAKTD, encoded by the exons ATGACAGGAAGCTGCTCAATCTCTTTTAGAAAG atgcTGAAGGTAACTCTGTGGTTGTTTGTGGTCGGCTTTGCTTCCTGCTCCATCACATGTCGTGACGGAAATGTCTGCCCTGATCTCTCCACCTGTTGTAAGACCCCCCATGGATACAGCTGCTGCCCGTATCCAAAG GCCGTTTGTTGCTCTGACCTGACACACTGCTGCCCTTATGGCTTCCGTTGTAACCTCGTTACACAGATGTGTGAGAAAGAAGATCAGCCATGGTTGAACGTACCCATGGTGAAGAAGGAGGCTGCAGAGGAACCAAGCGCTCCTCTTCTACCTTTATCCCCTCTACAGGAGCTTGAAAAGCCAGATGAACAGAAGAGTTCAGTTGTCCATTGTGACAACTATTATAACTGCCCTGATGGcactacctgctgcagacacccAAAAGGCGCCTGGTTCTGCTGCCCATACTCTCCT GGCAGGTGTTGTCTGGATGGCTACCACTGCTGTCCATATGGCTACGACTGTGACTTCAGCTATACGTACTGTGTGAGGACAGGTCTGAGATACCCCTTCACCCCAAAACAAGGCTCAGTCCCGGCCTTTCTCACTTCAACTAAAGAGGTCAAAAGCAGTCCGAAAGAG ACACCAATGACAGCACTAACAGAAGCCACTGTTGGTGTCGGTGAGGCTGAAGTCATTCGCTGTGATTCCAAGTTCTACTGCGCACAAGGGATGTCCTGCTGCAAAGGACCCACAGGCCAGTGGAACTGCTGTCCCTACAAACTG GGCCAGTGTTGTGCGGATGGTCGGCACTGCTGTCGGCATGGTTTTACCTGTAACTCCACCTCTCTTTCCTGCAATGCAGGGTTCTCTCAGACCCCCTCTCGGGAACAGGAGCCAGCCAAAACAGACTGA